In Bacillus sp. SB49, a single window of DNA contains:
- a CDS encoding LacI family DNA-binding transcriptional regulator yields MATIEDVAKLAGLSRTTVSRVINDQPYVTEEKRQRILQAMKELGYVPNSSARRLRSQRTETIAVLLPRLTNPFFGNLIEAIEEKASEWGYQVIVCQTHDSKKKEIDYLQLLKTKQVDGMIMASVVNDWKEVEPYLESGPIVFCNEYMDEPLIPMVHMDHRQAAYEATSHLIEQGCRHFAYVSGGPGSHLVRERRHGFDQALEEAGMDLTEVVAVDWAMDVGDGQKVFHFIKEDHPYIDGVFTGSDEVAAGLIYESASSDWSIPQDLAVIGFDNQMISLLMVPSVTTVEQPVTEMADKTVEILIQQLLHPGAVMPRRYVYPHQLLIRNSTKRKKLSIQ; encoded by the coding sequence ATGGCTACAATTGAAGATGTAGCAAAACTTGCGGGATTGTCCCGGACAACAGTATCCCGGGTTATCAATGATCAACCTTACGTGACGGAGGAGAAACGCCAGCGTATCCTTCAGGCGATGAAGGAACTGGGATATGTCCCGAACTCTTCTGCTCGAAGGCTCCGCAGTCAAAGGACGGAAACGATCGCTGTGCTCCTGCCTCGTCTCACGAATCCTTTCTTCGGAAACTTAATCGAGGCAATTGAGGAGAAAGCGTCGGAATGGGGTTATCAGGTCATTGTTTGCCAGACACACGATTCCAAGAAAAAAGAAATAGACTATCTGCAGTTGTTGAAAACCAAGCAGGTGGATGGGATGATTATGGCTTCTGTCGTTAATGATTGGAAGGAAGTGGAGCCGTATTTGGAGTCCGGTCCGATTGTTTTTTGTAATGAATATATGGACGAGCCGCTTATTCCTATGGTGCATATGGATCATAGGCAGGCCGCCTACGAAGCCACCTCCCATCTCATTGAACAGGGCTGCCGCCATTTTGCTTATGTCAGTGGAGGTCCGGGGTCGCATCTTGTGAGGGAGCGACGGCATGGGTTCGATCAGGCATTGGAAGAAGCAGGAATGGACCTGACGGAAGTGGTTGCTGTTGATTGGGCGATGGATGTGGGGGACGGACAGAAGGTCTTCCATTTCATCAAAGAAGATCATCCATACATCGACGGGGTCTTCACAGGATCAGATGAAGTGGCCGCGGGGCTTATCTATGAATCGGCATCATCGGATTGGAGCATTCCACAAGACCTGGCAGTCATCGGCTTCGATAATCAAATGATTTCCCTTCTGATGGTACCTTCTGTCACGACGGTGGAACAACCTGTCACGGAGATGGCGGATAAAACGGTTGAAATACTGATTCAGCAGCTTCTCCATCCAGGAGCCGTCATGCCGAGAAGGTATGTTTACCCTCATCAATTACTTATCCGCAATTCCACGAAGCGAAAGAAACTCTCCATCCAGTAG
- a CDS encoding lipoate--protein ligase encodes MLFIDHEGINDPRINLAIEEYALKNLDINETYLLFYINEPSIIIGKNQNTVEEINTNYVEENGIHVVRRLSGGGAVYHDLGNLNFSFITKDDGDSFHDFAKFTEPVTQALKKLGVNAELSGRNDIVAEDGRKISGNAQFSTRGRMFSHGTLMLDSEIENVVSALNVKTEKIKSKGIKSIRSRVANISEFMDEKISMQEFKELILRYIFDVEDAADVPQYKLTEDDWANIHKIAEERYKNWDWNYGKSPKFNIQHTKRIEGAGSYDIRLDVTKGYIQNAKIFGDFFGVGDISEVEDALIGTKYDRQSLSAALDDMDVSYYLGKITKEDFLEMIY; translated from the coding sequence ATGCTTTTTATCGATCATGAAGGAATTAACGATCCAAGAATCAACCTGGCTATTGAAGAGTACGCTTTGAAAAACCTGGATATTAACGAAACGTATCTGCTGTTCTATATCAATGAACCGTCGATTATCATCGGAAAGAACCAGAACACGGTGGAAGAGATCAACACGAACTACGTCGAGGAGAACGGCATCCATGTGGTACGCCGGCTTTCCGGCGGCGGAGCCGTTTATCATGACCTTGGAAACTTGAATTTCAGTTTCATTACGAAAGACGACGGAGACAGTTTCCATGATTTCGCGAAGTTTACAGAACCGGTAACGCAGGCGCTTAAGAAACTCGGTGTCAACGCTGAGTTGTCCGGGCGTAACGATATTGTCGCTGAGGACGGTCGCAAAATTTCAGGAAACGCTCAGTTTTCCACCAGGGGAAGAATGTTTAGTCACGGCACGCTGATGCTGGATTCAGAAATCGAGAATGTCGTCTCTGCCCTGAATGTCAAGACAGAGAAGATAAAATCGAAGGGTATTAAATCCATTCGCAGCCGCGTGGCCAACATCTCTGAATTCATGGACGAAAAGATCTCCATGCAGGAATTCAAAGAATTAATTCTCCGCTATATTTTTGATGTCGAAGACGCAGCCGATGTACCACAGTACAAGCTGACAGAAGACGACTGGGCGAATATCCACAAAATTGCGGAGGAGCGCTATAAGAACTGGGATTGGAATTACGGAAAATCACCGAAATTCAACATTCAGCATACGAAGCGTATCGAAGGTGCCGGCAGTTATGACATTCGTCTGGACGTGACGAAGGGGTATATACAGAATGCGAAGATCTTTGGAGACTTCTTCGGCGTTGGTGACATCTCAGAAGTGGAAGATGCGCTGATCGGTACGAAATATGACCGTCAATCGCTTTCTGCGGCTTTAGATGACATGGATGTGTCGTACTACCTTGGGAAGATAACGAAAGAAGATTTTCTGGAAATGATTTATTAA
- a CDS encoding antibiotic biosynthesis monooxygenase family protein: MKVSMTHGTLNYLSKLKEQHPQAPLFFMQDGDKTVAYYEGEDTSIFEEGRDYETVDHVGTVQADGFVVMNNIPVSDEGRPVFEDRFKQRAGNVEQREGFQAIRILRPLKGNTYVVFTQWRNEQDFEDWKNSKSFDDAHKKSGPKHAKKPSFIDGDAYITKYHMTQLDG, encoded by the coding sequence ATGAAGGTTTCGATGACGCATGGTACATTAAACTATCTATCCAAACTGAAAGAGCAGCATCCACAAGCCCCTCTGTTTTTCATGCAGGACGGAGATAAGACCGTCGCTTATTATGAAGGGGAGGATACATCCATCTTTGAAGAAGGACGGGATTATGAAACCGTCGACCACGTCGGAACCGTTCAAGCGGACGGCTTCGTGGTCATGAATAACATCCCTGTCAGCGACGAAGGCCGTCCCGTATTCGAGGACCGCTTCAAACAACGGGCTGGAAATGTGGAACAGCGCGAAGGTTTTCAAGCCATCCGCATCCTCCGTCCTTTGAAAGGTAACACCTATGTCGTCTTCACCCAGTGGCGGAACGAACAGGATTTTGAAGATTGGAAGAACTCCAAATCCTTTGACGATGCCCATAAGAAGTCCGGACCGAAGCACGCGAAGAAGCCTTCTTTCATCGACGGTGACGCTTATATCACCAAATACCATATGACACAGCTTGACGGGTAG
- a CDS encoding MBL fold metallo-hydrolase, producing the protein MKLTVIGYWGAFPGPGSATSGYLFEKDGFSMLVDCGSGVLSRLQQFRKLEDIDAVVLSHYHQDHMADVGPLQYAWLVHNNLKQTEEILPIYGHLEDEEKFSALTHQYTEGIAYEPEQPLHVGPFRIDFHPTAHPVPCYGMRITDGEQTVVYTADTSYKETWARFAKDADLLITDTNFYKGMDGKGPGHMTSTEAATIARDADVDTLLLSHLPHFGSWTKLKQEAEDVFSGTIHLAEEGWSWDG; encoded by the coding sequence TTGAAATTGACAGTAATAGGCTATTGGGGTGCCTTTCCCGGTCCTGGAAGTGCGACGTCCGGCTATTTATTTGAGAAAGACGGCTTCTCCATGCTGGTGGATTGCGGAAGCGGTGTATTGTCCAGGCTCCAGCAGTTTCGGAAACTGGAAGACATAGATGCGGTTGTCCTGTCCCATTATCATCAGGATCATATGGCGGATGTAGGTCCGTTGCAGTATGCGTGGCTTGTTCACAATAACCTGAAACAGACGGAGGAGATCCTGCCGATTTATGGACATCTGGAAGACGAAGAGAAGTTTTCCGCCCTGACCCATCAATACACAGAAGGAATCGCCTATGAGCCGGAGCAGCCGCTGCATGTCGGTCCTTTCCGTATAGACTTTCACCCAACAGCACATCCCGTTCCGTGTTACGGCATGAGGATAACCGATGGAGAGCAGACGGTCGTCTATACAGCGGATACGAGTTATAAAGAAACCTGGGCACGATTTGCTAAGGATGCAGATCTGCTTATTACCGATACGAATTTCTATAAAGGAATGGACGGGAAAGGTCCAGGCCATATGACGAGTACGGAAGCAGCGACGATTGCAAGAGACGCCGATGTCGATACACTCCTGCTCAGCCATCTCCCGCACTTCGGCTCCTGGACAAAACTGAAGCAGGAGGCGGAGGATGTTTTTTCGGGAACGATCCACCTAGCAGAGGAAGGATGGTCCTGGGATGGGTAA
- the yhfH gene encoding protein YhfH: MMSILEFFRNLPKKHCSTCGQVIDEKADCYGNLCDECDHPAR; this comes from the coding sequence ATGATGAGTATTCTAGAATTCTTCCGCAACCTACCGAAAAAACACTGCTCTACCTGTGGGCAGGTTATCGATGAAAAAGCAGACTGCTACGGAAACCTCTGCGACGAATGTGACCATCCGGCCCGCTAA
- a CDS encoding nucleoside hydrolase, translated as MEKVLIFADPGVDDGFALLYALNHPDITVTGIVADYGNVSQEDALKNITFLLDLTDQQQIPVIVGAKRPLSGNPPEYFYDIHGVHGLGFVVPDKCIQRIHPFQKIYQIIDQYRSELTIISLARLTSLALAFIQAESNVTKVKQTLLMGGAFLVPGNRTPLAEANIYGDPHAAATVISNSRNTTLLPLNVSNRAIVPDHMIESIAKQASGPYSSILIPMIRYYSKQYEKILPDAGGAPLHDLIVFSYLMHPEYYQVVHKQVEVVTAGPSKGLTYADFRAAPEKVPGSPVHTIALDFNKELFLDDIMKVLA; from the coding sequence GTGGAGAAGGTCCTTATTTTCGCAGATCCCGGAGTGGATGATGGATTCGCCCTGCTTTATGCACTTAACCATCCGGACATCACCGTTACAGGTATCGTTGCAGATTATGGAAACGTCAGCCAGGAAGATGCTTTAAAGAACATCACGTTCCTGCTTGACCTGACCGACCAGCAGCAAATTCCAGTGATTGTTGGAGCAAAAAGACCGCTGTCAGGAAATCCTCCCGAGTATTTTTATGACATCCACGGAGTACACGGCCTTGGGTTTGTCGTCCCTGACAAATGCATCCAGCGCATTCACCCATTCCAGAAAATCTATCAAATCATCGATCAATATCGATCCGAATTGACCATCATCAGCCTTGCACGGCTGACTTCCCTCGCCCTCGCGTTCATACAAGCGGAGAGCAATGTAACGAAAGTGAAACAGACGCTTCTTATGGGCGGAGCTTTCCTCGTTCCCGGAAACCGAACGCCGCTTGCAGAAGCAAATATATACGGCGACCCACACGCAGCCGCGACGGTCATATCCAACAGCCGCAATACGACGCTCCTCCCGTTAAACGTCAGCAACCGGGCCATTGTTCCGGATCACATGATTGAATCCATTGCGAAGCAAGCGTCCGGTCCATATAGCAGCATCCTTATTCCGATGATCCGCTACTACAGCAAACAGTACGAAAAAATCCTGCCTGATGCAGGCGGTGCACCTCTGCACGATCTAATTGTTTTCTCCTATTTAATGCATCCGGAGTACTACCAGGTCGTCCATAAACAGGTCGAAGTCGTAACTGCCGGTCCATCTAAAGGGCTGACCTATGCTGATTTCCGCGCCGCTCCGGAGAAGGTACCGGGATCACCGGTCCACACCATTGCCCTTGATTTCAACAAGGAGCTTTTCCTCGACGACATCATGAAGGTGTTGGCATAG
- the hemY gene encoding protoporphyrinogen oxidase has protein sequence MGQKKDVVVIGGGITGLTAAYYLQKEAKSSGKDMNVQLMEAGDRLGGKIHTYQKDGFTIERGPDSFLERKESAGRLAREVGLGSELVPNGTGQSYILVNGRLHKMPSGSFMGIPTRIRPFLFSGLFTPAGKVRAAMDLIKSKKTVEGDQSLGLFFRRRLGNQVVENLVEPLLSGIYAGDIDRLSMQATFPDFYDLEQEYGSLIKGLRATRKIPKPVKGQKKPSAFRTLKRGLGSLVDAVEDHLEPGSVHKGTGVDHIEKKEEGYHLLLSNGTVKQADAIVLAVPHFVVRRLFSQYDFFKPFKEKNATSVANIAMAFDASAIKKDIDGTGFVVSRNSDFRITACTWTHKKWPHSTPEGKVLLRCYVGKPDDQEVVDLSDEQIEALVLKDLNKTMNITAAPEFSVVTRWHHGMPQYKVGHKDRLKHVTEEMAEHLPGVYLAGGSFYGIGLPDCIDQGEAAVRKVVDYLNN, from the coding sequence ATGGGACAGAAGAAGGATGTTGTTGTCATCGGTGGCGGTATCACCGGTTTAACGGCAGCTTATTATCTTCAGAAAGAGGCGAAGTCTTCCGGGAAGGACATGAATGTTCAGCTCATGGAAGCCGGTGATCGCCTCGGAGGTAAAATTCATACGTATCAGAAGGATGGTTTCACGATTGAGCGTGGCCCCGATTCTTTCCTTGAGAGAAAAGAATCCGCAGGGCGCCTAGCAAGGGAGGTAGGCCTTGGAAGTGAGCTTGTTCCAAACGGGACAGGTCAGTCGTACATTCTTGTGAACGGCAGGCTTCATAAGATGCCGAGCGGTTCTTTTATGGGAATACCCACCAGGATTCGGCCGTTTCTTTTTTCTGGACTGTTTACTCCGGCAGGCAAAGTGCGGGCGGCGATGGACTTGATCAAATCGAAGAAAACCGTGGAAGGCGATCAGTCGCTCGGACTTTTCTTCCGCCGCCGTCTCGGCAATCAGGTTGTCGAGAACCTGGTAGAGCCGCTGTTATCGGGAATCTATGCCGGAGATATCGATCGATTGAGCATGCAGGCTACGTTCCCTGATTTCTACGATTTGGAGCAGGAATATGGCAGCTTAATCAAAGGACTTCGTGCCACGCGGAAGATCCCGAAGCCTGTCAAAGGACAGAAGAAGCCGAGTGCTTTCCGTACGCTGAAGCGCGGACTTGGTTCACTCGTTGATGCGGTTGAGGATCATTTAGAACCTGGTTCTGTTCATAAAGGGACAGGTGTCGATCATATTGAAAAGAAAGAGGAAGGGTATCACCTTCTCTTAAGTAACGGCACGGTCAAACAGGCAGATGCGATCGTTCTGGCGGTTCCGCATTTCGTTGTCCGCCGTTTGTTCTCGCAGTATGATTTCTTCAAGCCGTTCAAGGAGAAGAATGCAACGTCTGTCGCCAACATTGCGATGGCTTTTGACGCATCTGCTATTAAGAAGGATATTGATGGGACGGGCTTTGTCGTGTCGAGGAACAGTGATTTCCGAATCACTGCTTGTACGTGGACCCACAAGAAGTGGCCGCATTCCACCCCTGAAGGGAAAGTCCTTCTGCGCTGCTATGTCGGGAAACCGGACGATCAGGAAGTGGTCGATCTGTCAGACGAGCAGATAGAAGCGTTAGTCCTTAAGGATTTGAACAAGACGATGAACATAACGGCAGCCCCTGAATTCTCCGTTGTCACCCGCTGGCACCACGGTATGCCGCAATACAAAGTCGGTCATAAGGATCGACTGAAGCACGTGACGGAAGAAATGGCCGAACACCTGCCGGGGGTGTATCTGGCTGGTGGTTCTTTTTACGGTATCGGTCTGCCGGACTGTATCGATCAAGGAGAAGCGGCTGTCCGGAAAGTCGTGGACTATTTGAATAACTAA
- the hemH gene encoding ferrochelatase, which produces MAKKRMGLLVMAYGTPYKEEDLERYYTHIRRGRKPSEELLQDLRERYDAIGGISPLAKITEDQGKALEDKLNGIQDEVEFKLYLGLKHIEPFVEDAVAQMAQDGITEAVSIVLAPHYSTYSVKSYNGRAKEEADKHGISIQSVESWYDAEGFIDYWSGVIEAEYAKMDEKEREKACLIVSAHSLPMKILEGGDPYPDQLKKTAELISESTGIKQYEIGWQSEGNTPDPWIGPDVQDLTKELYEKNGYTSFVYAPVGFVSDHLEVLYDNDYECKVVCDEIGANYYRPEMPNTNPQFIQTLAEVVLAEVE; this is translated from the coding sequence ATGGCAAAAAAACGCATGGGGCTGTTAGTGATGGCCTATGGAACGCCCTATAAAGAAGAGGACTTGGAAAGGTACTACACTCATATACGCAGAGGACGTAAACCGTCTGAAGAACTGCTTCAGGATTTGCGCGAGCGGTATGACGCCATCGGCGGCATATCTCCTCTTGCTAAAATTACAGAAGACCAAGGAAAAGCTTTGGAAGATAAGTTGAATGGTATCCAGGATGAAGTGGAATTCAAGCTTTACCTTGGATTGAAACATATTGAACCGTTCGTGGAAGATGCGGTGGCGCAAATGGCGCAAGACGGGATTACGGAGGCTGTCTCCATCGTTCTCGCCCCACACTATTCCACGTACAGCGTCAAATCATATAACGGTCGCGCAAAAGAAGAAGCGGACAAACACGGCATTTCCATCCAATCTGTCGAGAGCTGGTACGATGCAGAAGGATTTATCGATTATTGGAGCGGCGTTATTGAAGCGGAGTATGCCAAGATGGATGAAAAAGAACGGGAGAAGGCGTGCTTGATCGTATCTGCTCACAGCCTGCCGATGAAAATTCTTGAAGGCGGCGATCCATACCCGGATCAGTTGAAGAAGACAGCAGAACTCATCTCTGAATCTACAGGAATTAAACAATATGAAATCGGCTGGCAGAGTGAAGGGAACACCCCGGATCCGTGGATCGGTCCGGACGTGCAGGACTTGACGAAAGAGCTGTATGAGAAGAACGGTTACACCAGCTTCGTCTATGCTCCCGTCGGTTTCGTATCGGATCATCTCGAAGTTCTGTACGACAACGACTATGAGTGTAAAGTCGTCTGTGACGAAATTGGAGCGAATTACTATCGTCCGGAAATGCCGAATACCAATCCTCAATTTATTCAGACCTTGGCCGAAGTCGTCTTGGCTGAAGTAGAGTAG
- a CDS encoding transglycosylase domain-containing protein: protein MNFKKITEKLPPWSKRLKWPGIVLGSFFLLALIGYMTILFGGRFVVEEEDLILNEMTTVETPDGDVIERIYTENRQVVPISQIPEHVQEAFIAVEDSRFRDHSGVDFKGIMRAVYKDIIAMKKVEGASTITQQVAKNLFLSNEKTWMRKTKEMMAASYLERNYTKDEILELYLNRIYFGEGAYGIEAASQHYFQTSVENLTVAQGALLAGLPKAPNTYSPFDHPEEAEQRRNVVLSRMYDVGAIDAATMKQMQGSTLAVEKDDEEPETWSNSYVDLVIDEAADRYHISRDELKRGGYRIIVEMDPEIQKIAAGEMKNGEFVPGSAGEVEGAFTLMDHRTGALVAVVGGRNFQHGDFNRVQAKRPPASTIKPLAVYGPALMTGDYDPFSLLSDEFQGFGDFEPKNHDGQYDGEVSLYQALMESKNVSAVWLLDKIGISYAKGYLDKLGLPTKDKGLAIALGGLSTGYSPIQMTEAYGAFPEGGAVRDSYTIRKILDRNDEVIHEHKPSVTKVFDAQTSWYMTEMLQATVEEGTADAGNYPKALAGKTGTNGKKDVWFTGYTPQYAGALWMGYDESGGNQVLNGSSVYPTRLMKEILSRIDQQQPLQETFDKPDGVESLPDPIELPVIDDARADAGFGGIASFRHTITWSVPEDDRIIYRIFKMENGEDVKVGEVTGKGEYKINGFRLFQQESYYIVPYDPLTGKEGRRSNVVTFG from the coding sequence TTGAACTTCAAGAAAATAACAGAAAAACTGCCGCCGTGGAGCAAACGGTTGAAGTGGCCGGGCATTGTCCTTGGTTCCTTCTTCCTGCTTGCACTCATCGGCTATATGACGATTCTTTTCGGCGGCCGGTTTGTTGTAGAGGAAGAAGATTTGATATTGAATGAAATGACGACGGTAGAAACGCCGGATGGAGACGTCATCGAGCGGATCTATACGGAGAATCGTCAGGTCGTCCCGATCTCCCAAATTCCGGAGCACGTGCAGGAAGCTTTCATCGCAGTGGAGGACAGCCGCTTCCGGGACCATTCCGGTGTAGACTTTAAAGGCATTATGCGAGCCGTCTATAAAGATATTATCGCCATGAAGAAAGTGGAAGGAGCGAGTACGATCACCCAGCAGGTGGCGAAGAACCTGTTCCTCTCCAATGAGAAGACGTGGATGAGAAAGACGAAAGAAATGATGGCGGCTTCCTACCTGGAAAGGAATTACACGAAAGATGAGATATTGGAACTGTATTTGAACCGAATTTATTTCGGGGAAGGCGCTTATGGTATTGAGGCCGCTTCCCAGCATTACTTCCAGACATCCGTGGAAAATTTGACCGTGGCTCAAGGAGCCCTGCTCGCTGGACTTCCGAAAGCACCAAACACGTACTCTCCTTTTGATCATCCGGAAGAAGCGGAACAAAGAAGAAATGTTGTACTTTCCCGTATGTATGACGTGGGCGCCATTGACGCTGCTACGATGAAGCAGATGCAGGGATCGACACTTGCTGTTGAAAAAGACGACGAAGAGCCGGAAACGTGGTCGAACAGTTATGTGGATCTCGTCATCGATGAAGCAGCGGATCGGTACCATATTTCCCGTGATGAACTGAAAAGGGGAGGATACCGAATCATCGTAGAAATGGATCCGGAGATTCAAAAGATCGCAGCAGGGGAAATGAAGAATGGGGAATTCGTGCCCGGATCAGCGGGAGAAGTCGAAGGTGCTTTCACGTTGATGGATCATCGAACCGGTGCGTTGGTAGCCGTGGTCGGAGGACGCAATTTCCAGCATGGAGACTTCAACAGGGTACAGGCGAAGCGGCCCCCGGCCTCCACCATTAAACCGCTGGCGGTGTACGGGCCGGCTCTTATGACCGGCGACTATGACCCGTTCTCCCTTTTGTCCGATGAGTTTCAGGGGTTCGGAGATTTTGAACCGAAGAATCATGATGGTCAATATGACGGGGAAGTTTCCCTGTATCAGGCCTTGATGGAATCAAAGAACGTATCGGCCGTCTGGCTGCTCGATAAAATCGGAATATCCTATGCAAAAGGGTACTTGGATAAGCTTGGCCTGCCGACGAAAGATAAAGGTCTTGCTATCGCACTGGGAGGTTTGTCGACCGGCTACTCGCCTATACAAATGACAGAAGCTTACGGCGCCTTTCCGGAAGGAGGAGCGGTACGGGACAGCTACACGATTCGGAAGATCCTCGACCGGAATGATGAAGTCATCCATGAGCATAAGCCTTCTGTAACGAAAGTGTTTGATGCGCAGACGTCCTGGTATATGACGGAAATGCTGCAAGCGACAGTGGAAGAAGGTACAGCTGATGCTGGAAATTATCCGAAGGCGCTTGCGGGCAAGACGGGCACGAATGGTAAGAAGGATGTATGGTTCACAGGCTATACCCCGCAGTACGCAGGCGCTCTTTGGATGGGCTATGATGAGAGCGGAGGCAATCAGGTCCTGAATGGGAGCAGTGTATATCCGACACGGTTGATGAAAGAAATTCTTAGCCGGATCGATCAGCAGCAACCTCTGCAGGAAACGTTCGATAAACCGGACGGCGTGGAGAGCCTGCCTGATCCAATCGAACTGCCGGTCATTGATGATGCCCGTGCTGATGCCGGGTTTGGCGGTATTGCTTCGTTCCGGCACACGATCACCTGGTCTGTACCTGAGGATGACCGGATCATCTACCGTATTTTTAAAATGGAAAACGGAGAAGATGTTAAGGTTGGAGAAGTGACTGGTAAAGGAGAATACAAGATCAATGGATTCCGTCTGTTCCAGCAGGAATCGTACTATATCGTCCCTTATGACCCATTAACAGGGAAAGAAGGACGCCGGTCCAACGTCGTTACCTTCGGATGA
- the hemE gene encoding uroporphyrinogen decarboxylase: MNKIENDTILRAFRGEETDHTPVWFMRQAGRSQPEYRKLKEKYSLFEITHEPELCAYVTRLPVEQYGVDAAILYKDIMSPLPAIGVDVEIKKGIGPVIHNPIKSKADIEKLGSIDPESDVPYVMDTIRLLTREQLTVPLIGFSGAPFTLASYMIEGGPSKNYNKTKALMYSEPMTWFKLMEKLADMVITYVKAQVAAGAKAIQIFDSWVGSLNVEDYRTYIKPVMERIFSELKEEGVPLITFGVGARHLINEWNDLPVDVIGLDWRMSITEAREAGITKPLQGNLDPSLLLSDWEVIEERAKRIIDEGRKHPAHIFNLGHGVTPDIKPETLKRLTNLIHDYSKKSGRGV, encoded by the coding sequence ATGAATAAAATCGAAAATGATACGATATTGAGAGCATTTCGAGGGGAAGAGACGGATCATACTCCGGTCTGGTTTATGCGTCAGGCCGGACGTTCCCAACCGGAATATCGGAAATTGAAAGAGAAATATTCGCTGTTCGAAATTACTCATGAACCGGAGCTTTGTGCTTATGTAACAAGGCTTCCGGTTGAACAGTACGGGGTGGACGCAGCTATCCTTTATAAAGACATCATGTCTCCGCTCCCGGCGATCGGTGTCGATGTCGAGATCAAGAAAGGCATCGGGCCGGTGATTCATAACCCGATCAAAAGTAAAGCGGATATCGAGAAACTAGGGTCCATCGATCCGGAGTCGGATGTACCTTATGTCATGGATACGATCCGGCTGCTTACGAGAGAACAGCTGACCGTACCGTTGATCGGTTTCAGCGGGGCACCTTTCACTCTCGCAAGCTATATGATTGAAGGCGGACCGTCCAAAAACTATAATAAGACGAAAGCGTTGATGTACAGTGAGCCGATGACTTGGTTCAAGCTGATGGAGAAATTGGCGGACATGGTGATTACCTATGTGAAGGCACAGGTCGCCGCTGGTGCGAAAGCGATCCAGATCTTCGATTCCTGGGTCGGTTCCCTTAATGTTGAAGACTACCGCACTTATATCAAGCCTGTCATGGAGCGGATCTTCTCTGAATTGAAAGAAGAAGGTGTCCCGTTGATCACGTTCGGTGTCGGTGCCCGTCATTTGATCAACGAATGGAATGACCTTCCTGTGGACGTCATCGGTCTCGACTGGAGAATGTCGATTACAGAAGCAAGAGAAGCCGGAATCACAAAACCGCTTCAGGGCAACTTGGATCCTTCCCTTTTGCTTTCGGACTGGGAAGTGATCGAGGAGCGTGCCAAACGTATCATTGATGAAGGCAGGAAGCATCCCGCCCATATCTTCAACCTTGGTCACGGTGTGACGCCGGACATCAAGCCTGAAACGCTGAAGCGATTGACGAATCTGATTCATGATTATTCGAAAAAGAGCGGAAGAGGTGTATAA